In Chrysoperla carnea chromosome 2, inChrCarn1.1, whole genome shotgun sequence, the following proteins share a genomic window:
- the LOC123293371 gene encoding M-phase inducer phosphatase-like, with amino-acid sequence MSDTQNKNLPFFGTTEFSPMTEISKNLSGTKISKVCGTRKRRLSLSDEENFVNFSTENFTELENLPQRKCFQDITNYCSPAKRMLKTSSTITSASLLDSDPSGEISFYGGATPETRSPECSPEIPKKFTTTDHSFKSSRSLFSSGSPLELSSSGRSLFRGLSDFEHSKDDEFMLLEVDDLDENEKLPSNFNQLVSGNILSKTSPENNKTPKVRNRLFEDNSQTPLTCKQRTSPLKFPLKRSKSLFDNETMLLKRSKTEISHPVPLPPLLRRSISTNCSPNTEIMSAVYRSTIEPDLIGDFSKPFILPLVTSGQRHQDLKSITANTLSKLIQGDFIETVQSYKIIDCRYPYEYDGGHIKGAINYFTKEQIESELFKTNMINNSNSSNKRDIIIFHCEFSAQRGPKLFRFLRELDRNYNKDIYPALYYPEIYLLEGGYKRFFEQFSNLCEPIAYKRMDDPAHEMECRLFRAQKRHNSCANIQVETQSSSSTAESNLSSLQMGARKLLSKRSALEF; translated from the coding sequence ATGTCggacacacaaaataaaaatctgcCATTTTTTGGCACAACAGAATTTTCACCAATGactgaaatatcgaaaaatttaagtgGTACAAAAATAAGTAAAGTGTGTGGTACGCGAAAACGTCGTTTATCGTTAAGtgatgaagaaaattttgtgaatttctcGACGGAAAATTTTACGGAATTAGAAAATTTACCACAACGTAAATGTTTTCAAGATATCACAAATTATTGTTCGCCTGCTAAACGTATGCTAAAAACATCTTCGACAATTACGTCGGCATCGTTATTAGATAGTGATCCAAGTGGGGAAATCTCATTTTATGGTGGGGCAACACCTGAAACACGTAGTCCTGAATGTAGTCCAGAAATACCAAAAAAGTTTACGACCACAGATCATAGTTTTAAAAGTTCACGATCGTTATTTAGTTCAGGTTCACCGTTAGAGTTATCGAGTAGTGGACGATCATTATTTCGAGGTCTTTCCGATTTCGAACATTCCAAAGATGATGAATTTATGTTACTTGAAGTTGATGATCTCGATGAAAACGAAAAACTACCATCGAACTTCAATCAACTTGTATCCGGTAACATTCTATCGAAAACTTCAcccgaaaataataaaacaccaAAAGTACGTAATCGTTTATTCGAGGACAATTCACAAACACCGTTAACATGCAAACAGCGTACATCACCGTTAAAATTCCCGTTAAAACGTTCGAAATCGTTGTTCGATAACGAAACGATGTTGTTGAAACGTTCGAAAACTGAAATATCACATCCAGTTCCATTACCGCCTTTATTACGACGCTCGATTTCAACGAATTGTTCACCGAATACCGAAATTATGTCGGCGGTTTATCGTTCGACAATCGAACCCGATTTAATCGGTGATTTTAGTAAACCGTTTATTTTACCTTTGGTTACTTCTGGACAACGACATCaagatttaaaatcaataacagCGAACACTTTATCGAAATTAATTCAAGGTGATTTCATCGAAACAGTTCAATCGTATAAAATTATCGATTGTCGATATCCATACGAATACGACGGGGGACATATTAAAGGTgcgattaattattttaccaaggAACAAATCGAAAGTGAACTATTTAAAACGAACATGATCAATAATTCGAACTCGTCGAACAAAcgtgatataataatattccatTGTGAGTTTTCGGCACAACGTGGTCCGAAACTATTTCGATTCTTACGCGAGTTGGATCGAAATTATAACAAAGATATTTATCCAGCACTCTACTATCCCGAAATCTATTTGTTAGAAGGCGGTTATAAACGATTTTTCGAACAATTCAGTAATCTCTGTGAACCGATCGCCTACAAACGAATGGATGATCCTGCTCATGAAATGGAATGTCGATTGTTTCGAGCACAAAAACGTCATAACAGTTGTGCGAATATTCAAGTCGAAACACAATCATCATCGTCGACGGCGGAAAGTAATTTAAGTTCGTTGCAAATGGGAGCTCGAAAATTGTTATCGAAACGTAGTGCGTTAGAATTTTGA
- the LOC123291605 gene encoding gamma-aminobutyric acid type B receptor subunit 1 isoform X3, producing the protein MPGIPQLQPSYLHVGNAVCLTFIINKYLPLWLITLLACVSTLSTQKLTVERQSLDESDDGDTVLHIGGIFPIAGEGGWQGGQACMPAANLALIDVNKRPDLLPGFTLKLHSNDSECEPGLGASVMYNLLYNQPQKLMLLAGCSTVCTTVAEAAKMWNLVVLCYGASSPALSDRNRFPTLFRTHPSATVHNPTRIKLMQKFGWSRIAILQQAEEVFISTVEDLEVRCKEASIEIVTRQSFLSDPTDAVRNLWRQDARVIVGLFYVVAARRVLCEMYRNELYGKSYVWFFIGWYEDDWFEINLEKEGIKCTKDEMRRAAEGHITTEALMWNQNHEPTISGMTSDDFRDRLNSVLKQEGYDIDNKRYPEGYQEAPLAYDAVWSVALAFNKTMERLQKQGRSLKNFTYTDKETADEIYSAINSTQFLGVSGQVAFSSQGDRIALTQVEQLLEGHYVTLGYYDTQRDNLTWHNRERWSGGKVPQDRTIVKRELRTVSLSLFVCMGIISTGGIFVAIGLIVFNIWNNHRRVIQSSHPVCNTIMLFGVIVCLVSVFILGLDGRFISSSSFPFLCQVRAWMLSIGFTLAYGAMFSKVWRVHRLTTKSKADPKKKVEPWKLYSMVTGLLVVDVVLLLAWQLHDPLQRRVEVFPLEAPPSVADDVKIRPELEHCESHHNTVWLGVIYGYKGLVLVFGLFLAYETRSIKVKQINDSRYVGMSIYNVVVLCLITCPVTMVIASQQDASYAFVALAIIFCCFLSMALIFVPKVIEVIRHPKDKAESKYNPDVGVSKEDEERYQKLLVENEELQKLISVKEEKIRLLKMRLAERDAMKMSSGGVITSTSGSVGVVGGTTTITTGGTQIMTQDVQDEQI; encoded by the exons ATGCCTGGGATTCCACAACTGCAGCCATCGTATTTGCATGTGGGTAATGCGGTCTGCCTAACTTTCATTATTAATAAG TATTTGCCACTATGGCTGATTACATTACTAGCATGTGTTTCCACATTATCAACACAAAAATTGACTGTCGAACGACAATCTCTTGACGAAAGTGACGATGGAGATACTGTTTTGCATATTGGTGGCATATTTCCAATCGCTGGCGAGGGCGGTTGGCAAGGTGGCCAAGCATGTATGCCCGCTGCAAATTTAGCTCTAATCGATGTCAACAAACGACCAGACTTGTTGCCCGGGTTCACACTCAAATTGCATAGTAATGATAGTGAG TGTGAACCAGGACTCGGTGCCAGTGTTATGTACAATTTATTGTACAATCAGCCACAGAAGTTAATGCTGTTAGCGGGATGTAGTACTGTTTGTACAACTGTGGCCGAGGCTGCCAAAATGTGGAATTTAGTTGTG CTATGTTATGGAGCTAGTTCACCAGCATTATCTGATCGAAATCGATTTCCAACATTATTTCGAACACATCCATCGGCAACCGTACATAATCCAACACGTATTAAATTAATGCAAAAATTCGGCTGGTCCCGAATTGCAATTCTCCAACAGGCTGAAGAAGTTTTTATATCT ACTGTTGAAGATTTGGAAGTACGTTGTAAAGAAGCAAGTATTGAAATTGTAACACGACAATCATTTTTGTCCGATCCAACGGATGCTGTACGAAATTTATGGCGACAGGATGCACGAGTTAttgttggtttattttatgttgtggCCGCACGTCGAGTTCTCTGTGAAATGTATCGGAATGAATTGTATGGGAAATCTTATGTCTGGTTTTTTATTG GTTGGTATGAAGATGATtggtttgaaataaatttagaaaaagaaggtataaaatgtacaaaagaTGAGATGCGTCGTGCAGCCGAAGGACATATTACAACCGAAGCATTAATGTGGAATCAAAATCATGAACCAACAATATCGGGAATGACATCCGATGATTTTCGGGATCGTTTGAATAGTGTGCTGAAGCAAGAGGGTTATGACATCGATAATAAACGTTATCCAGAAGGGTATCAAGAAGCGCCATTAGCTTACGATGCTGTCTGGTCTGTCGCTTTAG CATTTAATAAAACTATGGAACGTTTACAAAAACAGGGACgaagtttaaaaaactttacatACACCGATAAAGAAACAGCTGATGAAATTTATTCTGCAATCAATTCTACACAATTTTTAGGCGTTTCG ggTCAAGTCGCGTTCAGTTCACAGGGAGATCGTATAGCACTTACACAAGTTGAACAATTATTAGAAGGGCATTATGTTACATTAGGATATTACGACACACAACGGGATAATTTAACATGGCATAATCGGGAACGATGGAGTG GTGGTAAAGTACCACAAGATCGTACAATTGTAAAACGAGAACTACGCACAGTGTCTTTATCGTTATTTGTATGTATGGGGATTATTTCAACAGGTGGAATTTTTGTAGCCATTGGATTAATTGTCTTTAATATTTGGAATAATCATCGCAG AGTAATACAATCGTCACATCCCGTATGCAATACAATCATGTTATTCGGTGTTATCGTATGTTTGGTCAGTGTATTCATCTTAGGCCTGGATGGACGATTTATTTCATCCAGTTCGTTTCCATTCTTATGTCAAGTGCGTGCATGGATGCTATCCATTGGTTTCACGTTGGCCTACGGTGCAATGTTTAGTAAAGTATGGCGTGTACATCGTTTAACAACCAAATCAAAAGCGGATCCAAAGAAAAAAGTTGAACCATGGAAATTATATTCAATGGTGACCGGTTTATTAGTTGTGGATGTTGTTTTGTTATTGGCATGGCAGTTACATGATCCATTACAACGGCGTGTTGAAGTGTTCCCATTGGAAGCGCCACCCTCTGTTGCAGATGATGTTAAAATTCGACCAGAATTGGAACATTGTGAAAGTCATCATAACACAGTTTGGCTTG GTGTGATATATGGTTACAAAGGTTTAGTCCTtgtgtttggtttatttttggCATATGAAACACGTTCGATAAAAGTAAAACAGATCAATGATTCCCGTTACGTTGGCATGAGTATTTATAACGTTGTCGTTCTATGTTTGATCACATGTCCAGTGACCATGGTCATTGCATCCCAACAAGATGCAAGCTATGCATTTGTGGCATTGGCAATTATATTCTGTTGTTTTTTAAGTATGGCACTAATATTTGTACCAAAG GTAATTGAAGTAATTCGTCATCCAAAAGATAAGGCTGAAAGTAAATACAATCCAGATGTTGGTGTGTCCAAGGAAGATGAAGAACGTTATCAAAAGTTATTAGTCGAAAACGAAGAATTGCAAAAATTAATCTCTGTG aaagaagaaaaaattcgattattaaAAATGCGTTTAGCTGAACGTGATGCAATGAAAATGTCAAGCGGTGGTGTGATAACATCTACAAGTGGTTCAGTTGGTGTGGTGGGTggaacaacaacaataacaacggGTGGCACCCAGATAATGACACAAG ATGTCCAAGACGAGCAGATCTAA
- the LOC123291605 gene encoding gamma-aminobutyric acid type B receptor subunit 1 isoform X2 yields MCKYLPLWLITLLACVSTLSTQKLTVERQSLDESDDGDTVLHIGGIFPIAGEGGWQGGQACMPAANLALIDVNKRPDLLPGFTLKLHSNDSECEPGLGASVMYNLLYNQPQKLMLLAGCSTVCTTVAEAAKMWNLVVLCYGASSPALSDRNRFPTLFRTHPSATVHNPTRIKLMQKFGWSRIAILQQAEEVFISTVEDLEVRCKEASIEIVTRQSFLSDPTDAVRNLWRQDARVIVGLFYVVAARRVLCEMYRNELYGKSYVWFFIGWYEDDWFEINLEKEGIKCTKDEMRRAAEGHITTEALMWNQNHEPTISGMTSDDFRDRLNSVLKQEGYDIDNKRYPEGYQEAPLAYDAVWSVALAFNKTMERLQKQGRSLKNFTYTDKETADEIYSAINSTQFLGVSGQVAFSSQGDRIALTQVEQLLEGHYVTLGYYDTQRDNLTWHNRERWSGGKVPQDRTIVKRELRTVSLSLFVCMGIISTGGIFVAIGLIVFNIWNNHRRVIQSSHPVCNTIMLFGVIVCLVSVFILGLDGRFISSSSFPFLCQVRAWMLSIGFTLAYGAMFSKVWRVHRLTTKSKADPKKKVEPWKLYSMVTGLLVVDVVLLLAWQLHDPLQRRVEVFPLEAPPSVADDVKIRPELEHCESHHNTVWLGVIYGYKGLVLVFGLFLAYETRSIKVKQINDSRYVGMSIYNVVVLCLITCPVTMVIASQQDASYAFVALAIIFCCFLSMALIFVPKVIEVIRHPKDKAESKYNPDVGVSKEDEERYQKLLVENEELQKLISVKEEKIRLLKMRLAERDAMKMSSGGVITSTSGSVGVVGGTTTITTGGTQIMTQGSKEHMLIVADFITDAGTSDSAFGGGTTSCYTRSSRASQSDFEFSESYL; encoded by the exons ATGTGTAAA TATTTGCCACTATGGCTGATTACATTACTAGCATGTGTTTCCACATTATCAACACAAAAATTGACTGTCGAACGACAATCTCTTGACGAAAGTGACGATGGAGATACTGTTTTGCATATTGGTGGCATATTTCCAATCGCTGGCGAGGGCGGTTGGCAAGGTGGCCAAGCATGTATGCCCGCTGCAAATTTAGCTCTAATCGATGTCAACAAACGACCAGACTTGTTGCCCGGGTTCACACTCAAATTGCATAGTAATGATAGTGAG TGTGAACCAGGACTCGGTGCCAGTGTTATGTACAATTTATTGTACAATCAGCCACAGAAGTTAATGCTGTTAGCGGGATGTAGTACTGTTTGTACAACTGTGGCCGAGGCTGCCAAAATGTGGAATTTAGTTGTG CTATGTTATGGAGCTAGTTCACCAGCATTATCTGATCGAAATCGATTTCCAACATTATTTCGAACACATCCATCGGCAACCGTACATAATCCAACACGTATTAAATTAATGCAAAAATTCGGCTGGTCCCGAATTGCAATTCTCCAACAGGCTGAAGAAGTTTTTATATCT ACTGTTGAAGATTTGGAAGTACGTTGTAAAGAAGCAAGTATTGAAATTGTAACACGACAATCATTTTTGTCCGATCCAACGGATGCTGTACGAAATTTATGGCGACAGGATGCACGAGTTAttgttggtttattttatgttgtggCCGCACGTCGAGTTCTCTGTGAAATGTATCGGAATGAATTGTATGGGAAATCTTATGTCTGGTTTTTTATTG GTTGGTATGAAGATGATtggtttgaaataaatttagaaaaagaaggtataaaatgtacaaaagaTGAGATGCGTCGTGCAGCCGAAGGACATATTACAACCGAAGCATTAATGTGGAATCAAAATCATGAACCAACAATATCGGGAATGACATCCGATGATTTTCGGGATCGTTTGAATAGTGTGCTGAAGCAAGAGGGTTATGACATCGATAATAAACGTTATCCAGAAGGGTATCAAGAAGCGCCATTAGCTTACGATGCTGTCTGGTCTGTCGCTTTAG CATTTAATAAAACTATGGAACGTTTACAAAAACAGGGACgaagtttaaaaaactttacatACACCGATAAAGAAACAGCTGATGAAATTTATTCTGCAATCAATTCTACACAATTTTTAGGCGTTTCG ggTCAAGTCGCGTTCAGTTCACAGGGAGATCGTATAGCACTTACACAAGTTGAACAATTATTAGAAGGGCATTATGTTACATTAGGATATTACGACACACAACGGGATAATTTAACATGGCATAATCGGGAACGATGGAGTG GTGGTAAAGTACCACAAGATCGTACAATTGTAAAACGAGAACTACGCACAGTGTCTTTATCGTTATTTGTATGTATGGGGATTATTTCAACAGGTGGAATTTTTGTAGCCATTGGATTAATTGTCTTTAATATTTGGAATAATCATCGCAG AGTAATACAATCGTCACATCCCGTATGCAATACAATCATGTTATTCGGTGTTATCGTATGTTTGGTCAGTGTATTCATCTTAGGCCTGGATGGACGATTTATTTCATCCAGTTCGTTTCCATTCTTATGTCAAGTGCGTGCATGGATGCTATCCATTGGTTTCACGTTGGCCTACGGTGCAATGTTTAGTAAAGTATGGCGTGTACATCGTTTAACAACCAAATCAAAAGCGGATCCAAAGAAAAAAGTTGAACCATGGAAATTATATTCAATGGTGACCGGTTTATTAGTTGTGGATGTTGTTTTGTTATTGGCATGGCAGTTACATGATCCATTACAACGGCGTGTTGAAGTGTTCCCATTGGAAGCGCCACCCTCTGTTGCAGATGATGTTAAAATTCGACCAGAATTGGAACATTGTGAAAGTCATCATAACACAGTTTGGCTTG GTGTGATATATGGTTACAAAGGTTTAGTCCTtgtgtttggtttatttttggCATATGAAACACGTTCGATAAAAGTAAAACAGATCAATGATTCCCGTTACGTTGGCATGAGTATTTATAACGTTGTCGTTCTATGTTTGATCACATGTCCAGTGACCATGGTCATTGCATCCCAACAAGATGCAAGCTATGCATTTGTGGCATTGGCAATTATATTCTGTTGTTTTTTAAGTATGGCACTAATATTTGTACCAAAG GTAATTGAAGTAATTCGTCATCCAAAAGATAAGGCTGAAAGTAAATACAATCCAGATGTTGGTGTGTCCAAGGAAGATGAAGAACGTTATCAAAAGTTATTAGTCGAAAACGAAGAATTGCAAAAATTAATCTCTGTG aaagaagaaaaaattcgattattaaAAATGCGTTTAGCTGAACGTGATGCAATGAAAATGTCAAGCGGTGGTGTGATAACATCTACAAGTGGTTCAGTTGGTGTGGTGGGTggaacaacaacaataacaacggGTGGCACCCAGATAATGACACAAGGTAGTAAGGAACATATGTTAATTGTTGCTGATTTTATAACAGATGCTGGCACCTCGGACAGTGCATTTGGTGGGGGGACAACGTCATGCTATACACGATCATCGCGTGCTAGTCAATCAGATTTCGAGTTTAGTGAgagttatttataa
- the LOC123291605 gene encoding gamma-aminobutyric acid type B receptor subunit 1 isoform X1 — MPGIPQLQPSYLHVGNAVCLTFIINKYLPLWLITLLACVSTLSTQKLTVERQSLDESDDGDTVLHIGGIFPIAGEGGWQGGQACMPAANLALIDVNKRPDLLPGFTLKLHSNDSECEPGLGASVMYNLLYNQPQKLMLLAGCSTVCTTVAEAAKMWNLVVLCYGASSPALSDRNRFPTLFRTHPSATVHNPTRIKLMQKFGWSRIAILQQAEEVFISTVEDLEVRCKEASIEIVTRQSFLSDPTDAVRNLWRQDARVIVGLFYVVAARRVLCEMYRNELYGKSYVWFFIGWYEDDWFEINLEKEGIKCTKDEMRRAAEGHITTEALMWNQNHEPTISGMTSDDFRDRLNSVLKQEGYDIDNKRYPEGYQEAPLAYDAVWSVALAFNKTMERLQKQGRSLKNFTYTDKETADEIYSAINSTQFLGVSGQVAFSSQGDRIALTQVEQLLEGHYVTLGYYDTQRDNLTWHNRERWSGGKVPQDRTIVKRELRTVSLSLFVCMGIISTGGIFVAIGLIVFNIWNNHRRVIQSSHPVCNTIMLFGVIVCLVSVFILGLDGRFISSSSFPFLCQVRAWMLSIGFTLAYGAMFSKVWRVHRLTTKSKADPKKKVEPWKLYSMVTGLLVVDVVLLLAWQLHDPLQRRVEVFPLEAPPSVADDVKIRPELEHCESHHNTVWLGVIYGYKGLVLVFGLFLAYETRSIKVKQINDSRYVGMSIYNVVVLCLITCPVTMVIASQQDASYAFVALAIIFCCFLSMALIFVPKVIEVIRHPKDKAESKYNPDVGVSKEDEERYQKLLVENEELQKLISVKEEKIRLLKMRLAERDAMKMSSGGVITSTSGSVGVVGGTTTITTGGTQIMTQGSKEHMLIVADFITDAGTSDSAFGGGTTSCYTRSSRASQSDFEFSESYL, encoded by the exons ATGCCTGGGATTCCACAACTGCAGCCATCGTATTTGCATGTGGGTAATGCGGTCTGCCTAACTTTCATTATTAATAAG TATTTGCCACTATGGCTGATTACATTACTAGCATGTGTTTCCACATTATCAACACAAAAATTGACTGTCGAACGACAATCTCTTGACGAAAGTGACGATGGAGATACTGTTTTGCATATTGGTGGCATATTTCCAATCGCTGGCGAGGGCGGTTGGCAAGGTGGCCAAGCATGTATGCCCGCTGCAAATTTAGCTCTAATCGATGTCAACAAACGACCAGACTTGTTGCCCGGGTTCACACTCAAATTGCATAGTAATGATAGTGAG TGTGAACCAGGACTCGGTGCCAGTGTTATGTACAATTTATTGTACAATCAGCCACAGAAGTTAATGCTGTTAGCGGGATGTAGTACTGTTTGTACAACTGTGGCCGAGGCTGCCAAAATGTGGAATTTAGTTGTG CTATGTTATGGAGCTAGTTCACCAGCATTATCTGATCGAAATCGATTTCCAACATTATTTCGAACACATCCATCGGCAACCGTACATAATCCAACACGTATTAAATTAATGCAAAAATTCGGCTGGTCCCGAATTGCAATTCTCCAACAGGCTGAAGAAGTTTTTATATCT ACTGTTGAAGATTTGGAAGTACGTTGTAAAGAAGCAAGTATTGAAATTGTAACACGACAATCATTTTTGTCCGATCCAACGGATGCTGTACGAAATTTATGGCGACAGGATGCACGAGTTAttgttggtttattttatgttgtggCCGCACGTCGAGTTCTCTGTGAAATGTATCGGAATGAATTGTATGGGAAATCTTATGTCTGGTTTTTTATTG GTTGGTATGAAGATGATtggtttgaaataaatttagaaaaagaaggtataaaatgtacaaaagaTGAGATGCGTCGTGCAGCCGAAGGACATATTACAACCGAAGCATTAATGTGGAATCAAAATCATGAACCAACAATATCGGGAATGACATCCGATGATTTTCGGGATCGTTTGAATAGTGTGCTGAAGCAAGAGGGTTATGACATCGATAATAAACGTTATCCAGAAGGGTATCAAGAAGCGCCATTAGCTTACGATGCTGTCTGGTCTGTCGCTTTAG CATTTAATAAAACTATGGAACGTTTACAAAAACAGGGACgaagtttaaaaaactttacatACACCGATAAAGAAACAGCTGATGAAATTTATTCTGCAATCAATTCTACACAATTTTTAGGCGTTTCG ggTCAAGTCGCGTTCAGTTCACAGGGAGATCGTATAGCACTTACACAAGTTGAACAATTATTAGAAGGGCATTATGTTACATTAGGATATTACGACACACAACGGGATAATTTAACATGGCATAATCGGGAACGATGGAGTG GTGGTAAAGTACCACAAGATCGTACAATTGTAAAACGAGAACTACGCACAGTGTCTTTATCGTTATTTGTATGTATGGGGATTATTTCAACAGGTGGAATTTTTGTAGCCATTGGATTAATTGTCTTTAATATTTGGAATAATCATCGCAG AGTAATACAATCGTCACATCCCGTATGCAATACAATCATGTTATTCGGTGTTATCGTATGTTTGGTCAGTGTATTCATCTTAGGCCTGGATGGACGATTTATTTCATCCAGTTCGTTTCCATTCTTATGTCAAGTGCGTGCATGGATGCTATCCATTGGTTTCACGTTGGCCTACGGTGCAATGTTTAGTAAAGTATGGCGTGTACATCGTTTAACAACCAAATCAAAAGCGGATCCAAAGAAAAAAGTTGAACCATGGAAATTATATTCAATGGTGACCGGTTTATTAGTTGTGGATGTTGTTTTGTTATTGGCATGGCAGTTACATGATCCATTACAACGGCGTGTTGAAGTGTTCCCATTGGAAGCGCCACCCTCTGTTGCAGATGATGTTAAAATTCGACCAGAATTGGAACATTGTGAAAGTCATCATAACACAGTTTGGCTTG GTGTGATATATGGTTACAAAGGTTTAGTCCTtgtgtttggtttatttttggCATATGAAACACGTTCGATAAAAGTAAAACAGATCAATGATTCCCGTTACGTTGGCATGAGTATTTATAACGTTGTCGTTCTATGTTTGATCACATGTCCAGTGACCATGGTCATTGCATCCCAACAAGATGCAAGCTATGCATTTGTGGCATTGGCAATTATATTCTGTTGTTTTTTAAGTATGGCACTAATATTTGTACCAAAG GTAATTGAAGTAATTCGTCATCCAAAAGATAAGGCTGAAAGTAAATACAATCCAGATGTTGGTGTGTCCAAGGAAGATGAAGAACGTTATCAAAAGTTATTAGTCGAAAACGAAGAATTGCAAAAATTAATCTCTGTG aaagaagaaaaaattcgattattaaAAATGCGTTTAGCTGAACGTGATGCAATGAAAATGTCAAGCGGTGGTGTGATAACATCTACAAGTGGTTCAGTTGGTGTGGTGGGTggaacaacaacaataacaacggGTGGCACCCAGATAATGACACAAGGTAGTAAGGAACATATGTTAATTGTTGCTGATTTTATAACAGATGCTGGCACCTCGGACAGTGCATTTGGTGGGGGGACAACGTCATGCTATACACGATCATCGCGTGCTAGTCAATCAGATTTCGAGTTTAGTGAgagttatttataa
- the LOC123294183 gene encoding box C/D snoRNA protein 1 — MDDENIMDVDYPFNDRLGPCEVCGLKESIYTCPKCEVKTCCLKCVRIHKKELSCDGVRDKTKFIRMNNFSNLDLLSDYRLLEQASRTVERCKRNPNTCFKNRGTQNQTEHLPLHLYRLNAACIRRNTSLKFLPKEFTRRKSNTTYLDWKTQTIYWKIEWIFPLDDGNLKLIDDKCSENDTFGLVLQKYFTEIENYKRLEYYQSKGINGVCLLLKAEQKRGGKSFYELELTNCIKDSFKYKIIIENPTIYVIFKEHLSLYNLIDADEERETLLKESTTADPIKDETDKNENIMSNILNVKNSKTDDSIEVKIPKRMFKIEETV; from the exons ATGGACGATGAAAATATTATGGATGTGGATTATCCATTTAATGATcg TTTAGGACCATGTGAGGTATGTGGACTCAAAGAATCAATTTATACATGTCCAAAATGTGAGGTGAAAACATGTTGCTTAAAATGTGTTCGAATTCATAAAAAAGAGCTGAGTTGCGATGGTGTACGAgacaaaacaaagtttattcGTATGAATAACTTTTCGAATTTGGACTTGTTAAGTGATTATCGTTTATTGGAACAAGCGTCAAGAACTGTAGAACGTTGTAAACGTAATCCAaacacatgttttaaaaatcgaGGAACACAAAATCAAACTGAACATTTACCGTTG CATTTATATCGTTTAAACGCTGCATGTATTCGACGTAATacttcattaaaatttctacCAAAAGAATTCACACGTCGTAAATCAAATACCACATACTTGGATTGGAAAACTCAAacgatttattggaaaattgaaTGGATTTTTCCATTAGACgatggaaatttaaaattaatcgatGATAAATGCTCCGAGAATGATACGTTCGGtttagttttacaaaaatattttactgaaatcgaaaattataaacGTTTAGAATATTATCAATCGAAAGGGATTAATGGTGTTTGTTTATTGTTAAAAGCTGAACAAAAACGAGGCGGTAAAAGTTTCTATGAGCTAGAATTAACGAATTGTATTAAggattcttttaaatataaaattattattgagaaTCCTAcgatttatgttatttttaaggaGCATTTGTCGTTGTATAATCTTATTGATGCTG ATGAAGAACGAGaaactttattaaaagaatCAACAACGGCGGATCCAATCAAAGATGAAAcggataaaaatgaaaatatcatgtcgaatatattaaatgttaaaaattcaa AAACGGATGATTCTATTGAAGTTAAAATACCAAAACGTATGTTTAAAATCGAAgaaacagtttaa